The following proteins come from a genomic window of Streptomyces sp. NBC_01716:
- a CDS encoding N-acetyltransferase, which translates to MDLTVTTLAERPGLVGPMWRMLDTWPEFMLHDPVGWANIGRIVGELPEYVLVGTDEEGTVVARAFSVPLQLHAEGRETLPPTGWDQALLWAFSDLRRGRKPDTVCAVEITVATDRQGRGLSGRMLAAMRENAASRGFTELLAPVRPSAKHLEPHAAMDEYARRVRDEDGLPYDPWLRVHVRAGGVIESVAPASMTVSGSVAQWREWTGLPFDTDGPVVVPGALMPVHCEATRGYGVYVEPNVWVRHRI; encoded by the coding sequence ATGGATCTCACCGTCACCACCCTCGCCGAACGTCCCGGACTCGTCGGGCCGATGTGGCGGATGCTCGACACCTGGCCCGAGTTCATGCTCCATGACCCCGTGGGCTGGGCGAACATCGGGCGGATCGTCGGCGAGCTGCCCGAGTACGTGCTCGTCGGTACGGACGAGGAGGGGACCGTCGTGGCACGCGCCTTCAGCGTTCCCCTCCAGCTCCACGCGGAGGGACGCGAGACCCTGCCGCCCACCGGCTGGGACCAGGCGCTCCTGTGGGCCTTCTCCGATCTGCGGCGCGGCAGGAAGCCCGACACCGTCTGTGCCGTCGAGATCACCGTCGCCACCGACCGGCAGGGCCGGGGCCTGTCCGGCAGGATGCTGGCGGCGATGCGTGAGAACGCCGCGAGCCGCGGCTTCACCGAACTGCTCGCCCCCGTAAGGCCCAGTGCCAAGCACCTGGAGCCGCACGCCGCCATGGACGAGTACGCACGCCGCGTACGGGACGAGGACGGGCTGCCGTACGACCCCTGGCTCCGCGTCCACGTACGCGCGGGCGGCGTCATCGAGTCCGTGGCGCCCGCCTCCATGACCGTCAGCGGATCGGTCGCCCAGTGGCGCGAGTGGACGGGGCTCCCGTTCGACACCGACGGACCCGTCGTCGTACCCGGAGCGCTGATGCCCGTGCACTGCGAGGCCACACGCGGATACGGTGTCTACGTCGAACCCAACGTGTGGGTGCGCCACCGGATCTGA
- a CDS encoding serine/threonine-protein kinase produces MNARVVADRYEMASLIGQGGMGQVWTAYDQRLGRRVAVKLLRPDKMAADTAAEDMRRRFVRECRVTAQVDHPGLVTVHDAGSDGDELYLVMQYVEGTDLAAHFTEHAPYPWQWAASVAAQLCAALAAVHAVPIVHRDLKPRNVMVKPDGTVLVLDLGVASVIDTDTTRLTHTGSVIGSPAYMAPEQVMGGVVGPYTDLYALGVVLHELLSGTVPFPGTTALGVLHRHLYEPPVPVRRIRPDIPEALEALVLRLLAKDPQHRPSGAQEVYEALAPLLPTRGVIGAPGTVGPGASLGPARPFLRPLAPWPDRATAPPSAPVPPRPEHVPGRRPDVAAAVDEAKRLLGEGSITQAVDILGGILPAAAAEHGERSPVVRILRKQYATTLMDDGQYRRALPELRRLADDRAAEAGPGDPQTLQYGYDAAQCLEQLGEAHAALNQYRSLLSFYESAAQPGADQSRVFDIRHRIGNLLLAVGDHSGAQQQLQHLLYDAERVYGPYHPLPVELRRGLDRRQQFRGTTRGR; encoded by the coding sequence GTGAACGCCCGCGTCGTCGCGGACCGTTACGAGATGGCCTCGCTCATCGGGCAGGGCGGCATGGGCCAGGTCTGGACGGCGTACGACCAGCGCCTCGGCCGCCGCGTCGCCGTCAAACTGCTGCGCCCCGACAAGATGGCCGCCGACACCGCCGCCGAGGACATGCGCCGGCGGTTCGTCCGCGAATGCCGCGTCACCGCCCAGGTCGACCACCCCGGCCTGGTCACCGTCCACGACGCGGGCAGCGACGGCGACGAGCTCTATCTGGTCATGCAGTACGTCGAAGGCACCGACCTCGCCGCCCACTTCACCGAGCACGCGCCCTACCCGTGGCAGTGGGCCGCCTCGGTCGCCGCCCAGCTGTGCGCCGCGCTCGCCGCCGTGCACGCGGTGCCGATCGTGCACCGCGACCTCAAACCGCGCAACGTGATGGTCAAGCCCGACGGCACGGTCCTCGTGCTCGACCTCGGCGTGGCCTCCGTCATCGACACCGACACCACCCGCCTCACCCACACCGGTTCGGTCATCGGCAGCCCCGCCTACATGGCCCCCGAGCAGGTGATGGGCGGCGTTGTCGGCCCGTACACCGACCTCTACGCCCTCGGCGTGGTCCTGCACGAACTCCTCAGCGGCACCGTGCCGTTCCCCGGCACGACCGCCCTCGGGGTGCTGCACCGGCATCTGTACGAGCCGCCCGTGCCGGTCCGCCGGATCCGCCCGGACATCCCCGAGGCACTGGAGGCGCTCGTTCTGCGGCTGCTCGCCAAGGACCCGCAGCACCGCCCCTCCGGAGCGCAGGAGGTGTACGAGGCGCTCGCCCCGCTGCTCCCGACGCGCGGGGTCATCGGCGCGCCCGGCACCGTGGGCCCCGGCGCCTCGCTCGGCCCGGCCCGCCCCTTCCTGCGCCCGCTCGCGCCCTGGCCCGACCGCGCGACCGCACCGCCGTCCGCCCCCGTACCGCCGAGGCCGGAGCACGTGCCCGGCCGGCGCCCGGATGTCGCCGCCGCCGTCGACGAGGCCAAGCGTCTCCTCGGCGAGGGCAGCATCACGCAGGCCGTGGACATCCTCGGCGGGATCCTGCCCGCCGCCGCGGCCGAGCACGGCGAACGCTCACCCGTCGTACGCATCCTGCGCAAGCAGTACGCGACGACGCTGATGGACGACGGCCAGTACCGCCGCGCCCTGCCCGAGCTGCGCCGCCTCGCCGACGACCGCGCGGCCGAGGCGGGCCCCGGCGACCCGCAGACGCTCCAGTACGGCTACGACGCCGCGCAGTGCCTCGAACAGCTCGGTGAGGCGCACGCGGCGCTCAACCAGTACCGTTCCCTGCTCTCCTTCTACGAAAGCGCCGCGCAGCCGGGCGCCGACCAGTCCCGCGTCTTCGACATCAGGCACCGCATCGGCAATCTGCTGCTGGCGGTCGGCGACCACTCCGGGGCGCAGCAGCAGTTGCAGCATCTGCTCTACGACGCGGAGCGGGTGTACGGCCCCTACCACCCGCTCCCCGTCGAGCTACGGCGCGGGCTCGACCGCAGGCAGCAGTTCCGGGGCACCACCCGGGGCAGGTAG
- a CDS encoding tyrosine-type recombinase/integrase — MRVQHVSYGESDLHTADAEETDSDPETTVLLHRTTLGGSSTDPLPFDGDSVLQRVGANDGRPFVLGPDGSYDLHLNRFLRDLKNWGVLSENSRIAYSTDVMLYCRFLHESRGGKSIWDSDGADLRAYKAVRLHGSGPGSVSVATWNRSIAALDKWVQWSLYEELLSAEPFRYVDKTVVSPQGPKRVRVNAAAEPEVPRQPIRFLSHEDFMLWRDIGLRGLLPDGSPDPAWRGRNGERNALFADLLICTGMRLGEATSLLTAELPPVTGKRVLGDITVSAAVAKRNRARTVYVRPRVARDLHHYVGIERDELMQRRRVEGVYEACADRLPVRRANRHALALDSGTSWSYSRIGTMDRARLLRVDGHGRASGPLSLWLGENGLPLRAGTWQSVFRRANERCSVLGLDFDVHPHTLRHSFAVHMLGLLLRQTVRALGMREDRRFTHAEVKRLLIGNPLRRLQLLLGHRHEATVYTYLDVLDEAQEIVLAALDDWDEQAAAFEQVRPETEELR; from the coding sequence GTGCGCGTACAGCATGTCTCGTACGGGGAGAGCGACTTGCACACGGCGGACGCGGAAGAAACTGACAGTGATCCTGAGACGACGGTGCTGCTGCATCGGACGACCCTCGGCGGATCATCCACCGACCCACTTCCCTTCGACGGAGACTCCGTACTTCAGCGAGTCGGCGCCAACGACGGCAGGCCCTTCGTCCTCGGCCCCGACGGCAGCTACGACCTCCACCTGAACCGCTTCCTGCGCGACCTGAAGAACTGGGGTGTGCTGTCGGAGAACAGCCGGATCGCCTACAGCACCGACGTCATGCTCTACTGCCGGTTCCTCCACGAGTCCCGGGGCGGCAAATCCATCTGGGACTCGGACGGCGCGGACCTGCGCGCGTACAAGGCCGTAAGGCTGCACGGCAGCGGACCGGGCAGCGTGTCGGTGGCGACCTGGAACCGCTCGATCGCCGCGCTCGACAAGTGGGTGCAGTGGTCGCTTTACGAGGAGCTGCTGTCGGCCGAGCCGTTCCGATACGTCGACAAGACCGTGGTGTCGCCCCAGGGACCGAAGCGGGTTCGGGTCAACGCCGCCGCTGAGCCCGAGGTGCCCCGGCAGCCGATCAGGTTCCTGTCGCACGAGGACTTCATGCTCTGGCGGGACATCGGCCTGCGGGGGCTGCTGCCGGACGGCTCCCCCGATCCCGCCTGGCGGGGGCGCAACGGCGAACGCAACGCCCTCTTCGCCGACTTGCTGATCTGTACCGGCATGCGCCTGGGCGAAGCCACGAGCCTGCTGACGGCGGAACTGCCGCCGGTCACCGGAAAACGTGTGCTCGGCGACATCACTGTCTCGGCCGCCGTGGCCAAGCGCAACAGGGCACGGACGGTGTATGTCCGCCCCCGGGTCGCCCGTGACCTGCACCACTACGTCGGCATCGAGCGGGACGAGCTCATGCAGCGGCGGCGCGTCGAGGGGGTGTACGAGGCGTGCGCGGATCGCCTTCCGGTGCGCCGGGCGAACCGGCACGCCCTGGCGCTCGACTCCGGCACCAGTTGGTCGTACTCGCGGATCGGCACGATGGACCGAGCACGGCTCCTGCGAGTCGACGGTCACGGCCGCGCGAGCGGACCCCTGTCGCTGTGGCTGGGGGAGAACGGGCTGCCGTTGCGCGCCGGCACCTGGCAGTCGGTGTTCCGGCGAGCGAACGAGCGGTGCTCAGTGCTCGGCCTTGACTTCGATGTCCACCCGCACACCCTGCGGCACTCCTTCGCCGTCCACATGCTGGGGCTTCTGCTGCGGCAGACTGTCCGGGCGCTCGGCATGCGGGAGGACCGGCGGTTCACGCACGCCGAGGTGAAGCGCCTGCTCATCGGCAACCCCCTGCGCAGGCTCCAGTTGCTGCTCGGCCACCGTCACGAGGCAACGGTCTACACCTACCTGGACGTGCTGGACGAGGCCCAGGAGATCGTCCTTGCGGCTCTCGACGACTGGGACGAACAGGCCGCCGCCTTCGAGCAGGTCCGCCCGGAAACGGAGGAGCTCCGGTGA
- a CDS encoding XRE family transcriptional regulator, protein MHTCISCGKSAPAALVDDDGALCHLCYNRHRRPRRLCGRCGQLKRIARNARDGQPDLCDGCYQGPEATCSICSRVRPCTSRDQQGQPICATCYQRHRTGEPCARCGRTKPVNTRWPIGPVCMTCYTAVLRSPAECPRCGIVQPLIARGDDGDDVCGPCVGFAADYTCKQCGRAGNPHSRGRCAHCVLAERVNALLAGSDGAIAPQLEPLAAALADAPSPFPAIQWIKESPNTKLLARLAAEGHELTHDLLDELPPSRNQRYIRQLLVHTGILEERHEDLERIPGWLEHELADKPVAHANLARPFLNWFLLRRARQRAATRHHPASADRDLRRRVSVALDFLAWIDQRDLALADLTQGHIDDWITGATSQRRYLIRYFLKWTTSRRLTRELTVPSIPRQEPQDLLDEDDRWPLLQRCLTDDALPRDVRAAGAITLLFGPSTERLCHLTPEQLKFGDKHTHLVLGRHPVLLPPRLAELLRQLSEQPQIRPQLSRVHPGPRWLFPGMVPGKPISTHGMTQKLGRHGIPVRTARNAALAALAADLPSPILADVTGMHRHTALRWVAYARRDWAEYLAARAEDKPGDVVPAVD, encoded by the coding sequence ATGCACACGTGCATAAGCTGCGGAAAGAGCGCACCCGCTGCCCTCGTTGACGACGACGGCGCACTCTGTCACCTCTGCTACAACCGCCATCGCCGACCCCGACGGCTCTGCGGTCGGTGCGGGCAACTCAAGCGCATCGCCCGCAACGCGCGCGACGGGCAGCCGGACCTCTGCGACGGCTGCTACCAGGGCCCCGAGGCAACCTGCTCAATCTGCAGCCGGGTCCGCCCCTGCACCAGCCGCGACCAACAGGGCCAGCCGATCTGCGCCACCTGCTACCAGCGACACCGCACCGGCGAGCCGTGCGCCCGCTGCGGTCGGACCAAGCCGGTCAACACCCGATGGCCGATCGGGCCGGTCTGCATGACCTGCTACACCGCCGTGCTTCGGTCACCAGCCGAGTGCCCGCGCTGCGGCATAGTCCAGCCGCTGATCGCGCGGGGCGACGACGGCGACGACGTCTGCGGACCCTGCGTCGGCTTCGCCGCCGACTACACCTGCAAGCAATGCGGTCGAGCCGGCAATCCCCACAGCCGCGGACGATGCGCTCACTGCGTCCTCGCCGAGCGGGTCAACGCCCTGCTGGCCGGGTCCGACGGTGCGATCGCCCCGCAACTGGAACCGCTCGCAGCCGCACTGGCGGACGCTCCCTCACCGTTCCCCGCCATCCAGTGGATCAAGGAGAGCCCGAACACCAAGCTCCTCGCCCGATTGGCGGCCGAAGGGCACGAGCTCACCCACGACTTGCTGGACGAGCTCCCACCCAGCCGGAACCAGCGCTATATCCGCCAACTCCTCGTTCACACCGGCATTTTGGAGGAGCGGCACGAAGACCTCGAACGCATCCCCGGCTGGCTGGAGCACGAACTCGCGGACAAGCCGGTCGCACACGCCAACCTCGCCCGCCCGTTCCTGAACTGGTTCCTGCTCCGACGCGCCCGCCAACGGGCCGCCACCCGCCACCATCCCGCCTCAGCCGACCGCGACCTGCGGCGCCGCGTCAGCGTTGCCCTGGACTTCCTGGCCTGGATCGACCAACGCGACCTGGCCCTCGCCGACCTCACCCAGGGACACATCGACGACTGGATCACCGGAGCCACCAGCCAACGGCGCTACCTGATCCGCTACTTCCTGAAATGGACCACGAGCCGTCGGCTCACCCGCGAACTGACAGTCCCCTCCATCCCGAGGCAGGAACCCCAGGACCTCCTCGACGAAGACGACCGATGGCCGCTCCTCCAGCGCTGTCTGACCGACGATGCCCTGCCTAGGGACGTCCGGGCTGCTGGCGCGATCACCCTGCTGTTCGGCCCGTCCACCGAACGCCTTTGCCATCTGACGCCTGAGCAACTCAAGTTCGGCGACAAACACACCCACCTGGTCCTGGGCCGGCACCCCGTCCTGCTGCCGCCACGGCTCGCTGAACTCCTTCGTCAACTTTCCGAACAGCCCCAGATACGGCCGCAGCTCTCGCGAGTCCACCCAGGGCCTCGGTGGCTCTTTCCGGGCATGGTCCCGGGCAAGCCGATCTCGACACACGGCATGACCCAGAAACTGGGCCGACATGGCATCCCGGTCCGCACCGCGCGCAACGCGGCGCTGGCCGCCCTCGCTGCTGATCTCCCCAGCCCGATCCTCGCCGACGTGACCGGGATGCACCGCCACACCGCGCTCCGCTGGGTCGCCTATGCCCGACGCGACTGGGCCGAGTACCTTGCCGCGCGAGCCGAGGACAAACCAGGAGACGTTGTTCCAGCCGTCGACTAG
- a CDS encoding helix-turn-helix domain-containing protein produces MIKKMGYRWNLRKLMADREMFQTTDLVPLLAERGVALSREQVFRLVTQPPQRMSMDTLAALCDILDCQPNDLIEVQVVNEEVRKTAGGETPGPLPAVRRTSIRRPEGL; encoded by the coding sequence GTGATCAAGAAGATGGGCTACCGCTGGAACCTGCGCAAGCTCATGGCCGACCGGGAGATGTTCCAGACCACCGACCTGGTGCCGCTGCTGGCCGAACGGGGCGTCGCCCTCTCGCGCGAGCAGGTCTTCCGCCTGGTCACGCAGCCTCCGCAGCGGATGTCGATGGACACCCTCGCGGCTCTGTGCGACATCCTCGACTGCCAGCCCAACGACCTCATCGAGGTCCAGGTCGTCAATGAAGAGGTACGCAAGACCGCTGGCGGCGAGACGCCCGGCCCGCTCCCGGCCGTGCGCCGGACCTCGATCCGACGACCGGAGGGATTGTGA
- a CDS encoding lytic polysaccharide monooxygenase auxiliary activity family 9 protein yields MAINSVRARRTLALAGVAGVAAAVLSVPSPASAHGVSIMPGSRTSLCYKDLIQNSSTQMPSNPACAQAVRQSGTNPLYNWFAVLDSNAGGRGAGYVPDGKLCSAGDRSPYNFSAYNAVRTDWPKTHLSSGANIQLKYSNWAAHPGKFEVYLTKSGWSPAKALAWGDLDHLQTVTNPPQSGGVGTEGGHYYWNLQLPQRSGQHMLFIQWIRSDSQENFFSCSDVVFDGGSGQVTGLAGGEKSAAEVEALGADFKNTKADPIHAANHANHAAAGEKLAASTEESAVAVPAAVAGLGAVVFASGAMVFNRSRRAKQHG; encoded by the coding sequence ATGGCCATCAACTCGGTCCGTGCCCGGCGCACGCTGGCCCTAGCCGGGGTCGCGGGCGTTGCCGCCGCGGTGCTGTCCGTGCCGTCCCCGGCATCGGCGCACGGCGTCAGCATCATGCCCGGCTCGCGCACCAGCCTGTGCTACAAGGACCTGATCCAGAACAGCTCGACCCAGATGCCGTCCAACCCGGCCTGTGCCCAGGCGGTCCGGCAGAGCGGTACCAACCCGCTGTACAACTGGTTCGCCGTTCTGGACTCCAACGCCGGCGGCAGGGGCGCGGGTTACGTCCCGGACGGGAAGCTGTGCAGCGCGGGCGACCGGAGCCCGTACAACTTCTCCGCGTACAACGCGGTCCGCACCGACTGGCCGAAGACGCACCTGTCCTCGGGTGCGAACATCCAGCTCAAGTACAGCAACTGGGCCGCTCACCCGGGCAAGTTCGAGGTGTACCTCACCAAGAGCGGGTGGAGCCCGGCCAAGGCCCTCGCGTGGGGCGACCTGGACCACCTCCAGACGGTGACCAACCCGCCGCAGTCCGGTGGTGTGGGCACAGAGGGAGGCCACTACTACTGGAACCTCCAGTTACCGCAGCGGAGCGGTCAGCACATGCTCTTCATCCAGTGGATCCGCTCGGACAGCCAGGAGAACTTCTTCTCCTGCTCCGACGTCGTCTTCGACGGCGGCAGCGGTCAGGTCACCGGTCTGGCGGGCGGCGAGAAGTCGGCTGCCGAGGTCGAGGCGCTCGGGGCGGACTTCAAGAACACCAAGGCCGACCCGATCCACGCCGCCAACCACGCCAACCACGCCGCGGCCGGTGAGAAGCTGGCGGCCTCCACCGAAGAGTCGGCCGTCGCCGTGCCTGCGGCGGTGGCGGGCCTGGGCGCAGTCGTCTTCGCCAGTGGCGCGATGGTCTTCAACCGGAGCCGCCGGGCCAAGCAGCACGGCTGA
- a CDS encoding glycoside hydrolase family 6 protein, translated as MTPLTTSAALPQRRVRRGLVALTVGAMLLTGGAVTELTTTPASASAKAAARVDNPYAGAKVYVNPEWSAKAAAEPGGSRISNQPTAVWLDRIAAINGVAGGMGLDAHLARAVSQGAQTIQLVIYNLPGRDCSALASNGELGPTDLARYKTEYIDPIAAILAKPAYANLRIVNIVEIDSLPNLVTNVSPRPTAVPNCDVMKANGNYVKGVGYALAKLGAVPNAYNYVDAGHHGWIGWDDNFNASAKQIAEAAKAEGSTLANVHGFIANTANYGATREPYFKIGDTANDGPIREKAKWIDWNRYVDEQSFAQAFRTEAQKEGFSSNVGMLIDTSRNGWGGSARPTAAGPRTTSDTYVNGGRIDRRIHLGNWCNQKGAGLGARPQAAPAAGIDAYVWVKPPGESDGASKVIPNDEGKGFDRMCDPTYTGNPRNGNNLSGALPDAPLSGHWFPAQFQELMRNAYPAL; from the coding sequence ATGACACCCCTCACCACCTCAGCCGCCTTACCCCAACGACGAGTCCGCCGCGGCTTGGTCGCTCTCACCGTCGGCGCGATGCTCCTCACCGGCGGCGCGGTCACCGAGCTCACCACCACCCCCGCCTCCGCCTCCGCAAAGGCCGCTGCCCGCGTGGACAACCCGTACGCGGGTGCCAAGGTGTACGTGAACCCGGAGTGGTCCGCGAAGGCCGCGGCCGAGCCGGGCGGCAGCAGGATCTCCAACCAGCCGACCGCCGTGTGGCTCGACCGCATCGCCGCGATCAACGGTGTGGCCGGCGGAATGGGCCTGGACGCCCATCTCGCCAGGGCCGTCAGCCAGGGCGCGCAGACGATCCAACTGGTCATCTACAACCTGCCGGGCCGTGACTGTTCCGCCCTCGCCTCGAACGGCGAGCTCGGCCCGACGGATCTCGCCAGGTACAAGACCGAGTACATCGACCCGATCGCGGCGATCCTGGCCAAGCCGGCCTACGCCAACCTGCGCATCGTGAACATCGTCGAGATCGACTCGCTGCCGAACCTGGTCACCAACGTCTCGCCCCGCCCGACCGCGGTCCCGAACTGCGACGTGATGAAGGCGAACGGAAACTACGTCAAGGGTGTCGGCTACGCGCTGGCCAAGCTGGGCGCGGTCCCGAACGCGTACAACTACGTCGACGCGGGTCACCACGGCTGGATCGGCTGGGACGACAACTTCAACGCCTCCGCGAAGCAGATCGCCGAAGCCGCGAAGGCCGAGGGCAGCACACTGGCCAACGTGCACGGCTTCATCGCCAACACCGCGAACTACGGCGCCACCAGGGAGCCGTACTTCAAGATAGGCGACACCGCCAACGACGGTCCGATCCGCGAAAAGGCCAAGTGGATCGACTGGAACCGCTACGTCGACGAGCAGTCGTTCGCCCAGGCGTTCCGCACCGAGGCCCAGAAGGAAGGTTTCTCCTCGAACGTCGGGATGCTGATCGACACCTCCCGCAACGGCTGGGGCGGCTCGGCCCGGCCGACCGCCGCGGGCCCGAGGACCACCTCGGACACGTACGTCAACGGCGGCCGCATCGACCGCCGGATCCACCTGGGCAACTGGTGCAACCAGAAGGGCGCCGGTCTCGGCGCACGGCCCCAGGCGGCCCCGGCAGCCGGTATCGACGCGTACGTCTGGGTCAAGCCCCCGGGTGAGTCGGACGGCGCCAGCAAGGTGATCCCGAACGACGAGGGCAAGGGCTTCGACCGGATGTGCGACCCGACGTACACCGGTAACCCCCGCAACGGGAACAACCTGTCCGGCGCCCTGCCGGACGCGCCGCTCTCCGGCCACTGGTTCCCGGCCCAGTTCCAGGAGCTCATGAGGAACGCCTACCCGGCGCTCTGA
- a CDS encoding tyrosine-type recombinase/integrase, which yields MAKAADLAGAAHLMLVDGISYMDPAPAVFEAMLEGWTKQQRARFLKWEGTIKPRLSLVRRFAEFSNQYPWQWQPAEFEAFIDHLRTKTPTFTMSSGRNYQNHLRLFCEFITDPRYGWMSVCQERFGEVPVQILHEWNTVTHVSEYEGDPSRRPLTYDEIQDLFDAADGRVEEIRKRGRKGALTAMRDSALLKTYYAYGMRRRENVGLDLADLRRNPKAPQYKRHGAVFVRWGKSSKGSPPKRRTIFTVPEMDWIVDDLDHYLTEVRPRFNVGKHPAIWVTERSGRLSRRSANEAFEAAKQAADLPEELELHCLRHSYITHLTEFDYPERFIQDQAGHGYASTTALYTGVSDEYRNRLVHKKLGQRYPGIWEDPK from the coding sequence GTGGCGAAAGCGGCCGATTTGGCGGGTGCGGCACACCTGATGCTCGTGGACGGGATTTCCTACATGGACCCCGCGCCTGCCGTGTTCGAGGCCATGCTGGAGGGGTGGACGAAGCAGCAGCGGGCCCGCTTCCTGAAGTGGGAGGGGACCATCAAGCCGCGGCTGTCGCTGGTCCGCCGGTTCGCCGAGTTCTCCAACCAGTACCCGTGGCAGTGGCAGCCGGCGGAGTTCGAGGCGTTCATCGACCACCTGCGCACGAAGACGCCGACGTTCACGATGTCGAGCGGCCGCAACTACCAGAACCACCTGCGGCTGTTCTGCGAGTTCATCACCGATCCGCGCTACGGCTGGATGTCCGTCTGCCAGGAACGATTCGGTGAAGTACCGGTCCAGATCCTGCACGAGTGGAACACCGTCACCCATGTCAGCGAGTACGAGGGCGACCCGAGCCGCCGGCCGCTGACTTACGACGAGATCCAGGACCTGTTCGACGCCGCCGACGGGCGGGTCGAGGAGATCCGGAAGCGTGGCCGCAAGGGTGCGTTGACCGCGATGCGCGACTCCGCCCTGCTCAAGACCTACTACGCCTACGGCATGCGGCGGCGAGAGAACGTCGGCCTCGACCTCGCCGACCTGCGACGCAATCCGAAGGCCCCGCAGTACAAGCGCCACGGGGCGGTGTTCGTACGCTGGGGCAAGTCCTCCAAGGGCAGTCCACCCAAGCGCCGCACCATCTTCACCGTCCCCGAGATGGACTGGATCGTCGACGACCTCGACCACTACCTGACCGAGGTCCGACCCCGCTTCAACGTGGGAAAGCACCCCGCGATCTGGGTCACCGAACGCTCCGGGCGCCTGTCACGCCGGTCGGCGAACGAAGCCTTCGAGGCCGCCAAGCAGGCCGCTGACCTGCCCGAAGAACTCGAATTGCACTGCCTGAGACATTCCTATATCACGCATTTGACCGAATTTGATTATCCGGAACGGTTCATTCAGGACCAGGCCGGTCACGGCTATGCCAGCACGACGGCCCTCTACACCGGCGTCTCGGACGAGTACCGCAACCGGCTGGTCCACAAGAAGTTGGGCCAGCGTTACCCCGGCATCTGGGAGGACCCGAAGTGA